Proteins encoded together in one Halothermothrix orenii H 168 window:
- a CDS encoding adenine phosphoribosyltransferase — MELKKFIRDIPDFPKKGIIFKDITPLLKDKEAFNLAIEKMKDYYKDFDIDYIVGIEARGFIIGTPLALALNKGFIPIRKPGKLPAERISTSYELEYGTNEIEIHRDAIQPGDKILLVDDLLATGGTVKAAIELINKLQGEIVSLGFLIELVDLKGREKLEGYDVFTLLQE; from the coding sequence ATGGAATTAAAAAAGTTTATCAGAGATATCCCGGACTTCCCTAAAAAAGGAATCATTTTTAAGGATATAACCCCACTTTTAAAAGATAAAGAGGCTTTTAACCTGGCTATTGAAAAGATGAAGGACTATTATAAGGATTTTGATATTGATTATATTGTGGGAATTGAAGCCAGGGGATTTATAATAGGGACTCCCCTCGCTTTAGCATTAAATAAAGGGTTTATCCCCATTAGAAAACCCGGTAAATTACCTGCTGAAAGGATTTCAACCAGTTATGAACTGGAGTATGGTACCAATGAAATAGAAATTCATCGTGATGCTATTCAGCCTGGTGATAAAATATTACTGGTAGATGATCTCCTGGCTACCGGAGGAACAGTAAAGGCTGCTATAGAATTAATCAATAAATTACAGGGAGAGATTGTAAGTTTAGGGTTTTTAATTGAACTAGTTGATCTGAAAGGGAGAGAGAAACTGGAAGGTTATGATGTTTTTACATTACTCCAGGAATGA
- the hisS gene encoding histidine--tRNA ligase, translating to MDVKAPRGTNDILPPVSLKWQYIEDTARRIFQMYNYKEIRTPIFEYTELFQRGIGETTDIVEKEMYTFEDKGGRSITLRPEGTASVVRAFLEHKIYGQVQPTKYFYIGPMFRYERPQAGRFRQFHQLGVEAFGSNDPALDAEVIALGLDILKRLGLTDVEVFINSIGCPECRARYSDELKQYLESHQDRLCKDCKARLNKNPLRILDCKNEECSLVIKNAPKILDYLCDNCRVHFEDVQEYLDLLGIKYRVDPTLVRGLDYYTNTAFEIKFKELGAQDAIFGGGRYNGLTEEIGNKSIPGIGFAVGIERLILALDKKGIKLPVNDSIDVYLVTIGERAKRAAFNYTYLLRESGITAEIDYLGRSIKSQMKSADRTGASYTIIIGDSELDSGKATVKNMRTGEQVEIMLANLIEEMQKLV from the coding sequence ATGGATGTAAAGGCACCACGGGGGACAAATGATATTTTGCCCCCCGTTTCTTTAAAATGGCAGTATATTGAAGATACAGCAAGACGTATTTTTCAAATGTATAACTATAAAGAAATTAGGACTCCTATATTTGAGTATACAGAGTTATTTCAGCGGGGAATTGGTGAAACAACAGATATTGTTGAAAAAGAGATGTATACCTTTGAAGATAAAGGTGGACGGAGTATTACTTTAAGGCCCGAAGGAACAGCTTCAGTGGTCAGGGCTTTTTTAGAACATAAAATTTATGGACAGGTTCAGCCTACTAAGTACTTTTATATAGGTCCCATGTTCAGGTATGAGAGACCACAGGCCGGTAGATTTAGGCAGTTTCACCAACTGGGGGTTGAAGCCTTTGGTTCCAATGATCCTGCCCTTGATGCTGAAGTTATTGCCCTGGGACTCGATATTTTAAAACGGTTAGGCTTAACAGATGTAGAAGTCTTTATCAATAGTATTGGTTGTCCAGAGTGTCGGGCAAGATATTCAGATGAACTAAAGCAATATTTAGAGTCACATCAGGACAGGCTCTGTAAAGATTGTAAAGCAAGACTCAATAAAAATCCCCTGCGTATCCTGGATTGTAAAAATGAAGAATGTTCACTGGTGATTAAAAATGCCCCTAAAATACTGGATTATTTATGTGATAATTGCAGGGTTCACTTTGAGGATGTTCAGGAATATCTGGACTTACTGGGTATTAAATACAGGGTTGATCCAACCCTGGTCAGGGGACTGGATTACTATACCAACACTGCCTTTGAAATTAAATTTAAAGAACTGGGTGCTCAGGATGCTATTTTTGGTGGCGGTCGTTATAATGGGTTAACAGAAGAAATAGGTAATAAGTCTATTCCGGGAATTGGTTTTGCTGTGGGAATTGAAAGGCTTATTCTTGCTCTTGATAAAAAGGGGATAAAGTTACCTGTTAATGACAGTATTGATGTATACCTGGTTACAATTGGTGAACGAGCCAAGCGGGCGGCTTTTAACTATACATATTTATTAAGAGAATCAGGTATTACAGCAGAGATAGATTATCTGGGCAGAAGTATTAAAAGCCAGATGAAGTCTGCTGACAGGACAGGTGCCAGTTATACTATTATAATCGGTGATAGTGAACTGGATTCAGGTAAAGCAACTGTAAAGAATATGAGGACCGGTGAACAGGTTGAAATTATGCTTGCCAATCTTATAGAGGAAATGCAAAAGCTAGTATGA
- a CDS encoding RelA/SpoT family protein, whose protein sequence is MQLKNLLLKIKEYTTNPDLELVKRAYNFAKDAHEGQFRVSGEPFIEHPLGVACILAELELDIISISAALLHDVVEDTSVTSKNIEEEFGDEIALLVDGVTKLTRLEFKSKEEHQAENLRKMFLAMSEDIRVVLIKLADRLHNMRTLRFLAKEKQVEKAKETLEIYAPLAHRLGMSRLKWELEDLSFRFIDSKMYYEIAEKVAANRKQRIRDIKEAIKILNDKLGNQGILAEIYGRPKHLYSIYQKMKRKEVDFNEIYDLTAIRIIVNSVKECYEVLGIVHEIWKPIPGRFKDYIAMPKSNMYQSLHTTVIGPKGDPLEVQIRTPEMHRTAEYGIAAHWKYKEGKTGKDDFEEKLSWLRQILEWQKDLKEPQEFIENLKIDLFEDEVFVFTPKGDVISLPTGSTPVDFAYNIHTEVGHSCVGAKVNGKIVPLEYRMSNGDIVEILTSKNSTGPSRDWLKFVKTSRARSKIKRWFKQQERDQIIQRGKELFDRELKRLNVELKEDAKEKELVEIARKMGKNNADELFEVIGYNQVSPKTIINKLPSVQIKEESQLEKLKKTPRRRKSTSKGVKVEGMDDLLVRIAKCCNPVPGDKIIGYITRGRGVSVHRTDCPNLLQLSKRDKNRLINVYWNNYRTDSYEVNLVIDAFNKKALLNDITSLIKEEDVNLLSVMARTDRYNRAKIELSLELSSLEHMRDIINKLEKITGVLSVKRAKPT, encoded by the coding sequence ATGCAGCTTAAGAATTTATTATTGAAAATAAAAGAATATACTACAAATCCTGATCTGGAACTGGTAAAAAGGGCTTACAATTTTGCTAAAGATGCTCATGAGGGACAGTTCCGGGTTTCAGGAGAACCCTTTATAGAGCATCCCCTCGGGGTTGCCTGTATTCTGGCCGAGTTAGAACTTGATATTATTTCTATCTCGGCTGCTTTATTACACGATGTTGTTGAGGATACTTCAGTTACCAGTAAAAATATAGAAGAAGAGTTTGGAGATGAAATAGCCCTGTTAGTGGATGGTGTGACCAAACTGACCAGGCTTGAGTTTAAATCAAAAGAAGAACATCAGGCCGAAAATTTACGGAAAATGTTTCTGGCCATGTCTGAGGATATAAGGGTGGTTTTAATAAAACTGGCTGACAGGCTTCATAATATGAGGACCTTACGCTTTCTTGCGAAGGAAAAACAGGTAGAGAAGGCTAAAGAAACCCTGGAAATATATGCTCCTCTGGCTCACCGCCTTGGAATGTCCAGATTAAAATGGGAGCTTGAAGATTTGAGTTTTAGATTTATTGATTCCAAAATGTATTATGAAATTGCAGAAAAAGTTGCTGCCAACCGTAAACAGAGAATTAGAGATATAAAGGAAGCTATAAAAATTCTTAATGATAAACTGGGTAACCAGGGAATACTGGCAGAGATATATGGTCGGCCTAAACATCTTTATAGTATATATCAAAAAATGAAAAGAAAAGAAGTTGATTTTAATGAGATATACGACCTGACAGCAATTAGAATTATTGTAAATTCTGTTAAAGAATGTTATGAAGTCCTGGGAATAGTTCATGAAATCTGGAAACCTATTCCCGGTCGCTTTAAAGATTATATTGCCATGCCTAAATCAAATATGTATCAATCCCTTCATACAACAGTAATCGGTCCCAAAGGGGATCCCCTGGAGGTTCAGATCAGGACACCGGAAATGCACAGGACGGCTGAATATGGTATTGCTGCCCACTGGAAATATAAAGAGGGGAAAACCGGTAAAGATGATTTTGAAGAAAAACTCTCCTGGTTGAGGCAGATACTGGAGTGGCAGAAAGACCTCAAAGAACCCCAGGAATTTATTGAAAACTTAAAGATTGACCTCTTTGAAGATGAAGTTTTTGTTTTTACACCAAAGGGTGATGTCATTTCTCTTCCTACAGGGAGTACCCCCGTTGATTTTGCCTACAATATTCATACAGAAGTGGGTCATAGCTGTGTTGGAGCCAAAGTTAACGGGAAAATTGTCCCCCTTGAATACCGTATGAGCAATGGTGATATTGTAGAAATATTGACTTCGAAAAATAGTACAGGTCCCAGTCGTGACTGGTTAAAGTTTGTAAAAACATCAAGGGCAAGAAGTAAGATAAAAAGGTGGTTTAAACAGCAGGAAAGGGACCAGATAATACAGAGAGGTAAGGAATTATTTGATCGGGAGTTAAAAAGACTTAATGTGGAACTTAAAGAGGATGCAAAAGAAAAAGAACTGGTTGAAATAGCCCGAAAAATGGGGAAAAATAATGCCGATGAGCTTTTTGAGGTCATTGGTTATAATCAGGTTAGCCCCAAAACTATTATAAATAAACTGCCTTCAGTCCAGATTAAAGAAGAGAGCCAGCTTGAGAAACTGAAGAAAACTCCCAGGAGGAGAAAGTCTACCAGTAAAGGTGTAAAGGTTGAAGGAATGGATGATCTACTTGTTAGAATTGCTAAATGCTGTAATCCCGTTCCTGGTGATAAAATAATCGGGTATATTACCAGGGGAAGGGGGGTTTCCGTTCATCGTACTGATTGTCCCAATCTTCTACAATTATCAAAACGGGATAAAAACAGGTTAATAAATGTTTACTGGAATAACTACAGGACTGATTCTTATGAAGTTAACCTGGTTATAGATGCATTTAACAAAAAGGCTCTGTTAAATGATATTACTTCTCTTATTAAAGAAGAGGATGTTAATCTGTTATCGGTCATGGCCAGGACTGACCGTTATAACCGGGCCAAAATTGAATTATCACTGGAGTTAAGCAGTCTGGAGCATATGAGGGATATTATAAATAAACTTGAAAAAATAACTGGTGTTCTTTCTGTTAAACGGGCAAAACCAACCTAA
- a CDS encoding SurA N-terminal domain-containing protein: MFKKLRNYSKYIIYFVVAALVLTGAFLGFGAYRNSSPAASSVIDPNYIARVNDTSIPRETYYQYLQNNAQFAQLSREQQVPYRLNLLNQLIERELLLQEAEKLGIESNPTDKEVKEQINKMLEAYNITEEKLKELLDSRGIKYEDFKEDIRHNIKTSNIIRKTIEHTYKGVEVSEDEIREAYEKVRPALIAVNIEGEKKKEARAKIEKALKELEEGKAFGEVAAKYSDLKLKDGDLGFIGRNNGFLPQEVLDKAFELEKGKTSDIIEGEKGYYIVKVIDKKLARGEEFEKSREELKDQLLKQKQNRTYQNWLRDTKKQADIEIYDPVLNGYKALQEQNYTEAINDFKIALDYNAAPIVYVYLARAYHGKGDDQEAIKVFEEALKDNSESWYLHYNFGNLYADIDKKDLAIKEFKKASELAGKDIQAHYRLYLALAGLGAKEEAEHESDIVKKLQKEIEEARKELQEQVNESRDNNELKSDSVEKAQTNNGRTENK; the protein is encoded by the coding sequence ATGTTTAAAAAATTAAGGAATTATAGTAAATACATTATCTATTTTGTGGTAGCTGCACTGGTTTTAACAGGAGCCTTTTTAGGTTTTGGAGCTTACAGGAATAGTAGCCCGGCTGCTTCATCTGTTATAGACCCTAATTATATTGCCAGGGTAAATGATACCAGTATACCCCGGGAAACCTATTATCAATATTTACAGAATAATGCCCAGTTTGCCCAGTTAAGCAGAGAACAACAGGTTCCCTATCGATTAAATTTATTAAATCAATTAATTGAACGGGAATTGCTTTTACAGGAAGCAGAAAAACTGGGTATTGAGTCAAACCCTACTGATAAAGAGGTAAAAGAACAGATTAATAAGATGCTGGAGGCTTATAATATAACCGAAGAAAAGCTAAAGGAATTACTGGATTCAAGGGGTATTAAATATGAAGATTTTAAAGAAGATATTAGACATAATATCAAAACCAGCAATATAATCAGAAAAACAATAGAACACACTTATAAAGGGGTTGAGGTTTCCGAGGATGAAATCAGGGAAGCCTACGAAAAAGTTCGTCCAGCTTTAATAGCTGTAAATATAGAAGGTGAAAAGAAAAAAGAGGCCAGAGCAAAAATTGAAAAGGCCTTAAAGGAATTAGAAGAAGGGAAGGCCTTTGGTGAAGTAGCAGCAAAATACTCTGATCTTAAACTTAAAGACGGAGATTTAGGATTTATTGGCAGGAACAATGGATTTTTACCCCAGGAAGTACTTGATAAAGCCTTTGAACTCGAAAAGGGCAAAACCAGTGATATTATTGAAGGAGAAAAAGGTTATTATATTGTAAAAGTCATTGATAAAAAACTGGCCAGGGGAGAAGAATTTGAAAAGTCAAGAGAAGAATTGAAAGACCAGCTCTTAAAGCAAAAACAGAATAGAACCTATCAGAACTGGCTCAGAGATACCAAAAAGCAGGCCGATATTGAGATATATGACCCCGTATTGAATGGCTATAAAGCCTTACAGGAACAAAATTATACTGAAGCTATTAATGATTTCAAGATAGCTTTAGATTATAATGCTGCCCCCATTGTTTATGTATACCTGGCCCGTGCTTATCATGGTAAAGGAGATGACCAGGAGGCCATTAAGGTTTTTGAGGAGGCCCTTAAAGATAATTCGGAGAGCTGGTATCTTCATTACAATTTCGGTAATTTATATGCTGATATTGATAAAAAAGACCTGGCTATTAAAGAATTTAAAAAGGCTTCTGAACTGGCCGGTAAAGATATTCAGGCCCATTACAGGCTCTATCTTGCTCTGGCTGGACTCGGGGCTAAAGAAGAGGCCGAACATGAATCTGACATAGTTAAAAAACTACAAAAAGAGATTGAAGAGGCCAGAAAGGAACTTCAGGAGCAGGTAAATGAATCAAGGGATAATAATGAATTGAAATCAGATTCCGTTGAAAAAGCCCAGACTAATAATGGCAGAACTGAAAATAAATAA
- the recJ gene encoding single-stranded-DNA-specific exonuclease RecJ — MKKKWQFIKQKLDGSLNDLEPVLQSILYSRGITDRDEINRFLSCRIQDLHSPFLMKDMGKAVDRILTAIESGEKIIVYGDYDVDGITSTALLFLYFKKRLGYEVDYYLPNRLKEGYGLNKEALDKIINKNYDLMLTVDCGISGLEEVEYATRKGLEVIVTDHHQPAKKLPPAIAVLDPHRKDDKYPFKYLAGVGVAFKLCQALEKEIKGHEISDFLLRLIDIVSLGSIADIVPLLGENRIIVKRGLSELNDTSNKGLRVLMDKLSLDGKDLNAGHIGYIMAPPLNAAGRMEDPSLGIELLTTDSIDKAKEIANRLINLNKSRQAEEEEIFEDAVKMIEKTVDLNKDKGIVLASPDWHHGVIGIVASRLVEKYYRPVIMISLEDGIGKGSCRSIEGLNIYKALDFCSSYLLSYGGHEQAAGLAINKEDIEQFRDTFLDYVDSVLSPEDLIPVLKLDSILKPGQINLNFYKTLKQLEPYGVGNPKPRFFLSNMQFNKLRTVGRDGKHLKFTLDKGLKGIGFDFGDKLIEFKNKKVDLAFYLTLNTWNGAEEVELQLLDVNVKESINYYPIYFKSDGLEFADKRGCQNRIEYINSLRENNSKIAVYLNNTALLKTLEQKLSETGQVYTGGSDILEEFNRLKKGIFLFTGNRLPGNLSVKDLVFWSLPFSIKQMKGIINRVSREDKLRVHLIYGKKEHDLNVKILKTMLPDKEFLRKFYTVLQHYYQKEFRVNELIERHYRNYNKKLIEKSLSILKEIELIKFNGKRVSILPRPAEKLDLSRSMGYNETITATREFGSFSTLAFEDNLFKLINKLNED; from the coding sequence ATGAAGAAAAAATGGCAGTTTATTAAACAGAAACTGGATGGTTCTTTAAATGATCTGGAACCAGTTTTACAATCCATCCTTTATAGCCGGGGGATTACTGACAGGGACGAAATAAACCGGTTTTTATCCTGCCGTATTCAGGATCTTCATTCCCCCTTTTTAATGAAAGATATGGGAAAAGCAGTGGACCGGATTTTAACGGCCATTGAAAGTGGTGAGAAGATAATAGTATATGGGGATTATGATGTTGATGGGATAACCTCAACTGCCCTTCTTTTTTTATATTTTAAAAAAAGGCTTGGTTATGAAGTAGATTATTATCTTCCCAATCGTTTAAAAGAAGGTTATGGTTTAAATAAAGAAGCCCTCGATAAAATAATAAATAAAAACTATGATCTGATGTTAACTGTTGATTGTGGGATAAGTGGCCTGGAAGAAGTGGAGTATGCTACGCGGAAGGGTCTGGAGGTAATAGTTACTGATCACCATCAGCCCGCAAAAAAGCTTCCCCCAGCTATAGCTGTACTGGATCCTCACCGTAAAGATGACAAATACCCTTTTAAATACCTGGCGGGAGTAGGTGTTGCCTTTAAGTTGTGTCAGGCTCTTGAAAAAGAGATTAAAGGACATGAGATTTCTGATTTTTTATTACGGTTAATAGATATTGTTTCCCTGGGTAGTATCGCTGATATAGTCCCCTTACTTGGTGAAAACAGAATTATCGTGAAACGGGGGTTAAGTGAACTTAATGATACTTCTAATAAAGGGTTAAGGGTGTTAATGGATAAGTTAAGCCTGGATGGTAAAGATTTAAATGCAGGCCATATCGGTTATATTATGGCCCCACCCTTAAATGCGGCGGGAAGGATGGAAGACCCTTCTCTGGGGATTGAGTTATTGACCACTGACTCCATTGATAAAGCAAAAGAGATAGCTAACAGGTTAATAAATTTAAACAAGAGCAGACAGGCTGAAGAAGAAGAAATCTTTGAAGATGCAGTAAAAATGATCGAAAAAACTGTTGATTTAAATAAAGATAAGGGGATAGTTCTGGCCTCTCCTGACTGGCATCACGGGGTAATAGGGATAGTTGCTTCACGGCTGGTTGAAAAGTATTATCGTCCTGTTATTATGATTTCCCTTGAAGACGGTATTGGCAAAGGGTCCTGTCGTAGTATCGAAGGGCTGAATATTTATAAAGCCCTGGATTTTTGCTCTAGTTATCTACTTTCCTATGGGGGGCACGAGCAGGCAGCTGGTTTAGCTATAAATAAAGAGGATATAGAACAGTTCCGGGATACTTTTCTTGATTATGTGGACAGTGTTTTATCACCAGAGGATTTAATCCCAGTACTGAAACTTGATAGTATTTTAAAACCCGGGCAAATTAACTTAAATTTTTATAAAACCCTTAAACAACTTGAGCCCTATGGGGTAGGTAATCCTAAACCCAGATTTTTTCTGAGTAATATGCAATTTAATAAACTGAGGACGGTGGGCAGGGATGGAAAACATTTAAAATTTACCCTTGATAAGGGTTTGAAGGGTATTGGTTTTGATTTTGGAGATAAGCTTATAGAATTTAAAAATAAAAAGGTGGACCTGGCTTTTTATTTAACCTTGAACACCTGGAACGGTGCAGAAGAAGTGGAATTACAATTACTTGACGTTAATGTAAAGGAGAGTATTAATTATTATCCCATCTATTTTAAGTCAGATGGTCTTGAGTTTGCTGATAAAAGGGGTTGCCAGAATAGAATTGAATATATAAATTCTTTAAGGGAAAACAATTCTAAAATAGCAGTATATTTAAATAATACGGCTTTGTTAAAGACTCTCGAGCAAAAATTATCCGAAACGGGTCAAGTTTATACTGGGGGAAGTGACATATTAGAAGAGTTTAATAGACTTAAAAAAGGAATTTTCTTATTTACCGGTAATAGATTACCTGGAAATTTAAGTGTTAAAGACCTGGTTTTCTGGTCTCTACCTTTTTCAATTAAACAGATGAAGGGCATAATTAACAGGGTATCCCGAGAAGATAAACTCAGGGTTCATTTGATCTATGGCAAAAAAGAACATGATCTGAATGTTAAAATACTTAAAACAATGTTACCAGATAAAGAGTTTCTGCGTAAGTTTTATACTGTTTTACAGCATTATTACCAAAAAGAATTCCGGGTAAATGAACTGATAGAACGGCATTACCGTAATTATAATAAAAAATTAATAGAAAAAAGCCTCTCCATATTAAAGGAGATTGAGTTAATTAAATTTAATGGAAAGAGGGTTAGTATATTACCTCGTCCTGCAGAAAAACTGGACTTATCCCGGTCAATGGGTTATAATGAAACTATTACTGCAACAAGGGAATTTGGTAGTTTTTCCACACTTGCTTTTGAGGATAATTTATTTAAATTAATTAATAAATTGAATGAAGATTAA
- a CDS encoding MBL fold metallo-hydrolase — protein sequence MIFKRVPVGVNYTNSYIIGQEDGNGIIVDPGDEARKLLSSVEDLKINLTKIIITHAHFDHIGAVEYLREETGAEVLIHEKENEFLKDPDKNLSFLIGKEIVCQGADTLLGDGDVIGVSNGLSFEVIFTPGHSPGGICLYNKEDNYLLSGDTIFFRGVGRTDFQFGNEKKLIQSIENKILILPEDTVVYPGHGASTTIGDFKNNYWETARG from the coding sequence TTGATTTTTAAGAGAGTACCGGTCGGGGTCAATTATACTAACTCCTATATAATAGGACAGGAAGATGGTAATGGAATAATAGTAGACCCCGGTGATGAAGCACGGAAATTACTTTCTTCAGTTGAGGATTTGAAGATTAATTTGACAAAAATAATCATTACACATGCCCATTTTGACCATATAGGAGCGGTAGAGTATTTGAGGGAAGAGACCGGGGCTGAGGTTTTGATACATGAAAAGGAAAATGAATTTTTGAAGGATCCTGATAAAAATCTTTCCTTTCTTATCGGAAAGGAAATTGTTTGCCAGGGAGCAGATACTTTACTGGGTGATGGTGATGTTATCGGGGTAAGTAATGGGCTGTCATTTGAAGTAATTTTTACTCCTGGACATAGTCCCGGTGGTATCTGTCTCTATAATAAGGAAGATAACTATTTACTGAGTGGTGATACTATTTTTTTCAGGGGAGTAGGGAGAACTGATTTTCAATTTGGAAATGAAAAAAAACTCATACAGTCAATTGAAAATAAAATCCTGATTCTCCCTGAAGATACAGTTGTTTACCCGGGTCATGGTGCCAGCACGACTATTGGTGATTTTAAAAATAATTACTGGGAGACAGCAAGGGGATAA
- a CDS encoding LapA family protein, whose amino-acid sequence MQANLILGLIFALLIAIFSIQNAQSVSLFLFSWRFEISLVVITLGSMALGALLMGIPAYIKQLKLRRRLKSIEKENKDLEERLGVLTNEFEDLRKEKKVMEQTPEGENNIDNQEV is encoded by the coding sequence ATGCAGGCTAATCTTATCCTTGGGTTGATTTTTGCCCTGTTGATTGCTATCTTTTCTATACAGAATGCTCAGTCGGTATCCCTGTTTCTTTTTAGCTGGAGGTTTGAAATTTCTTTAGTGGTTATTACACTGGGGAGTATGGCCCTGGGGGCTTTATTGATGGGGATACCTGCCTATATCAAACAGTTGAAGTTAAGGAGAAGATTAAAGAGTATAGAAAAAGAGAATAAAGACCTTGAAGAAAGGCTTGGAGTATTAACAAATGAATTTGAGGACCTGAGAAAGGAAAAGAAAGTGATGGAACAAACCCCGGAAGGGGAGAATAATATTGATAATCAAGAAGTATAA
- the dtd gene encoding D-aminoacyl-tRNA deacylase, with product MRAVVQRVKEASVTVAGDIKGKIDKGLLVFVGIGEGDTEEDVRYLVDKIVNLRIFEDDTHKMNLSALDLNREILAVSQFTLYGDCRKGRRPNFTGAAKPRYAEKMYDTFVKFLKNTGLKVEEGVFQAMMEVNLINDGPVTILLDSNKQF from the coding sequence ATGAGGGCTGTTGTTCAACGGGTAAAAGAAGCCAGTGTTACTGTTGCAGGTGATATAAAAGGAAAAATAGATAAGGGTTTACTTGTCTTTGTGGGAATTGGAGAAGGTGATACTGAAGAAGATGTCAGATATCTGGTAGATAAAATAGTAAATCTGAGAATTTTTGAAGATGATACTCATAAAATGAATCTTTCTGCCCTGGACCTTAACAGGGAAATACTGGCTGTGTCCCAGTTTACCCTGTATGGTGATTGTCGGAAAGGAAGGAGACCTAATTTTACTGGAGCTGCTAAACCCCGGTATGCTGAAAAAATGTATGATACTTTTGTGAAATTCCTGAAAAATACCGGTCTCAAGGTAGAAGAAGGCGTATTTCAGGCAATGATGGAAGTAAATCTAATAAATGATGGACCTGTAACCATTTTACTTGATAGTAATAAACAATTTTAA